Part of the Bacteriovorax stolpii genome, GAGACGATCAGAGGCCTTTTAAAAGAGGCTAAAGCTCAAGGGGCCGAAGCATTCTTTATGCCGGAAGTTTTTTATTCAATGAGCGATGGAATCACTCCTACACCTTATTTAGTTGAAGAGGGCAATGGGCACTACAAAGAAATCCAGAAGCTTTCGACGGATTTCGGTATGGCCCAGATAGGTGGTTCGGCCGCAACTTTATTAAATGGGAAAGTGGTTAACCGCGCCTATAACTTTGATAAGAATGGTAAAGACCTTGGTCACTACGATAAGATCAATCTTTTTGCCTGCGATCTTCCGGATAAGAAAATTTCAGAAGCAAAAAACTATACTGCTGGCTCTGATTATAAAGTCGTTGATTTAAACGCTGTTAAAATAGGTCTGGGGATCTGTTTTGATATGCGCTTTTCGGAGATGGCCCTTCACTATAGAAAAGAAGGAGCGAGCATTATCACTTACCCTGCCGCTTTTACAGTGCCGACGGGAAGAGCTCATTGGCATACACTTCTTCGCGCCCGCGCGATTGAGAACCAGTGTTTTGTCATTGCGGCTGCTCAGTGGGGACACCACAACGATAGGATGCAAACTTATGGTCATTCATTAGTTGTTGACCCGTGGGGAGACATTCTTATGGATCTTCAAGAAGGTGTGAAGGTAGGAGTGGTAGAACTTGATTTCCCGAAGATTGAACTCATCAGGAAATCAGTTCTCATGAATCGTCCTTATTAATCGACTTTGCAATCTAAAACACTTAGCGAATATGCGGCCACTTTTAAAGTGGCCTTTTTATTTTCCTTCATCGCTTTTTGCAGACAAGGTGCAAACTTTTCTTCAGCGAAGTAGGCAGCCGCAAGCTCGACTAATTCCAGGCGATAGACCTTTTTAGGAGTCATCAGTATTTTAGCAATATGAGCTTTGATTTCTATTGTTTTCTCTTCACGTTTGCCCGCCTCCAGGGCAAGTGTGAGAGAGGACATCAGAAGTGTTAAAAGAAGGATTGATGTTTTCATTATCTTGGCTCCAGTGGTTTGTACATTCTCATTGTTTCATTCGCCATATCCATTTTCTCTTGTTCTGAAAGATAGATGCTATCGCGAGGAAGATAAGGATCAGAGCTTGAGAAAGATAAGGCTGATCTCTCCATCATGGCGGCATTTTCCGGGAAAGGGAAAGCTGTCACAACTGAACCTCGAGCTGTATTTTTCGACATCTTGTTATCCCACTCCTCAACTGTTACCGGTTTATCAAAAAGAGAAGGGTCGATAACCATTTTTTGTGTTTCACCCTTGGCATTTTTAACATACACGATAGGAGCTACGTGGAAGTTCCACTGAATAAGAGGCTCAGTTCCCGGAACATAAAGGTCTCCCTTGATCCAGACCTTATCAACGCGCACACCTTCTTCTTCAAAACGTCTCGCCA contains:
- a CDS encoding carbon-nitrogen hydrolase family protein; amino-acid sequence: MKIAVLQLTSVLDYKTNLETIRGLLKEAKAQGAEAFFMPEVFYSMSDGITPTPYLVEEGNGHYKEIQKLSTDFGMAQIGGSAATLLNGKVVNRAYNFDKNGKDLGHYDKINLFACDLPDKKISEAKNYTAGSDYKVVDLNAVKIGLGICFDMRFSEMALHYRKEGASIITYPAAFTVPTGRAHWHTLLRARAIENQCFVIAAAQWGHHNDRMQTYGHSLVVDPWGDILMDLQEGVKVGVVELDFPKIELIRKSVLMNRPY